A genomic stretch from Planctomycetia bacterium includes:
- a CDS encoding multidrug efflux RND transporter permease subunit has product QYPSITPPTVQVRAVYPGANAQVVAETVAAPIEQQVNGVENMLYMSSTCSSDGTYTLTVTFEIGTDLDDAQVLVQNRLAVAEPSLPEDVRRQGITAQKQSTNITLVVGLTGENDRYSALFLSNFATLRIRDDLSRVPGVGDVTIFGGSNYSMRIWLNPERIKARNLTTQDVLAAIAEQNVQVAAGQLGQSPSPDDQNFQYIVTAMGRLNDATQFENIVVKSEGAGRITYLKDVARVELGAQTYDQFSLKRGVPSASLAVYQLPGSNALDVALGVRAAVEKMSKTFPEGLKYDIPFDTSKFVAASIREVYKTLIEAGVLVLIVILVFLQDWRAVLIPATTVPVTIIGAFAAMYALGFSVNMLTLFGLVLAIGIVVDDAIVIVEAAAHHIERGLAPKEATQKAMDQVLGPIIGITLVLMAVFLPTAFLGGITGQLYRQFALTIAATAVISAINAVTLKPAQCAVYLRKPSGKKKNFFYRGFNYVYGITESIYTAIVRRSLRWISVVMLVFTGLVGLSAWWYNQIPTSFIPTEDQGYIIVFAQLPDAASQQRTREVVDKINKIVNETPGIADSFAIGGLNLLDNASASNAATMFLVFDSWSKRQTANLSQEAILGSLAMRFAEIKEAVVFAFPPPAIQGLGVRAGFQMQVEDRGAAGLEELQASVMQMLDAARTQSGLTMLNTSFRAGVPQVFIDVDRVKVKTLDIPLGNVFGTLQAYLGSAYVNDFNKFGRTYQVRMQADQEFRVKPEDIRRLEVRNRSGAMIPLGSVLKVERSFGPQIVTRYNLYPTAAVTGEPAFGFSSGEAMNMMEELADRTLPTSMGFDWTAMSYQEKKVGGESILIFIFAVVLVYLVLAAQYESWITPAAVILVVPLGVLGAIAAVAIRGMDNNIYTQIGIVLIIALASKNAILIVEYARELRMEGRSIVDSAIEAARLRFRPIIMTSFAFIMGVFPLVIANGAGAAGQRALGTAVFGGMIVSTILSVFFVPVFFVVFQRLKEWRTPLKFDGPSSAASHGAGVHGVPAEELAAASH; this is encoded by the coding sequence GCAGTATCCGTCGATCACGCCGCCGACCGTGCAAGTGCGCGCCGTCTATCCGGGCGCGAATGCGCAGGTCGTCGCGGAAACGGTCGCCGCGCCGATCGAGCAGCAGGTGAACGGCGTGGAGAACATGCTCTACATGTCGTCCACTTGTTCGAGCGACGGCACCTACACGCTCACCGTGACGTTCGAGATCGGCACCGATCTCGACGACGCGCAAGTGCTCGTGCAAAATCGGTTGGCGGTCGCCGAGCCGTCGCTGCCCGAGGATGTTCGCCGCCAGGGAATCACGGCGCAAAAGCAATCGACCAACATCACGCTCGTCGTCGGTCTGACGGGCGAAAACGATCGCTACAGCGCGCTGTTTCTCTCGAACTTCGCCACGCTCCGCATCCGCGACGACTTAAGCCGCGTGCCGGGCGTCGGCGACGTGACGATCTTCGGCGGCAGTAACTACAGCATGCGCATTTGGTTGAATCCCGAGCGGATCAAGGCGCGCAACCTCACGACGCAAGACGTCCTCGCGGCGATCGCCGAGCAGAACGTGCAAGTCGCCGCCGGGCAGCTAGGGCAGTCTCCTTCCCCCGACGATCAAAACTTTCAATACATCGTCACGGCGATGGGGCGCTTGAACGACGCGACGCAATTCGAAAACATCGTCGTGAAGTCCGAAGGCGCCGGCCGGATCACCTATTTGAAGGACGTGGCCCGAGTCGAACTCGGCGCTCAGACCTACGACCAGTTCTCGCTCAAGCGGGGCGTTCCGAGCGCGAGCTTGGCCGTGTATCAGTTGCCCGGCTCCAACGCGCTCGACGTCGCGCTCGGCGTTCGCGCCGCGGTCGAGAAGATGAGCAAGACGTTTCCCGAAGGCCTAAAGTACGACATTCCGTTCGACACCAGTAAGTTCGTCGCCGCGTCGATTCGCGAGGTCTATAAGACGCTCATCGAAGCCGGCGTGCTGGTGTTGATCGTGATTCTCGTCTTCCTGCAAGACTGGCGCGCGGTCCTTATTCCGGCCACGACTGTGCCGGTGACGATCATCGGCGCGTTCGCGGCGATGTATGCGCTCGGCTTCTCGGTAAACATGCTCACGCTGTTCGGCTTGGTCTTGGCGATCGGCATCGTCGTCGACGACGCGATCGTGATCGTCGAAGCGGCGGCGCACCATATCGAGCGCGGCCTGGCTCCCAAGGAAGCTACGCAAAAGGCGATGGATCAGGTGCTCGGCCCGATCATCGGCATCACCTTGGTTCTCATGGCCGTGTTCCTCCCGACCGCGTTTCTCGGCGGTATCACGGGCCAACTCTATCGCCAATTCGCATTGACGATCGCCGCGACGGCCGTGATCAGCGCGATCAACGCCGTGACGCTCAAGCCGGCGCAGTGCGCGGTTTATCTCCGCAAGCCGAGCGGCAAGAAAAAGAACTTCTTCTACCGCGGTTTCAACTACGTCTACGGAATCACCGAGAGCATCTACACCGCGATCGTGCGGCGCAGCTTGCGCTGGATCTCGGTCGTGATGCTCGTCTTCACCGGCCTCGTCGGGCTTTCGGCTTGGTGGTACAACCAAATTCCGACCAGCTTCATTCCTACCGAGGATCAAGGCTACATCATCGTCTTCGCGCAGCTGCCCGACGCCGCTTCGCAACAACGGACGCGCGAAGTCGTCGACAAGATCAACAAGATCGTCAACGAAACGCCGGGCATCGCCGACTCGTTCGCCATCGGCGGCCTCAACCTGCTCGACAATGCTTCGGCCTCGAACGCCGCGACGATGTTCCTTGTCTTCGATAGTTGGAGCAAGCGGCAGACCGCGAACCTGAGCCAGGAAGCGATCCTCGGCAGCCTCGCGATGCGCTTCGCCGAAATCAAGGAAGCGGTCGTGTTCGCGTTCCCGCCACCCGCGATTCAGGGGCTCGGCGTGCGCGCCGGCTTCCAGATGCAAGTCGAAGATCGCGGTGCCGCAGGGCTCGAAGAACTGCAAGCTTCCGTCATGCAAATGTTGGACGCGGCCCGCACGCAATCCGGCCTCACGATGCTCAACACGAGCTTCCGTGCCGGTGTTCCGCAGGTCTTCATCGACGTCGACCGCGTGAAGGTGAAAACGCTCGATATCCCGCTCGGGAATGTGTTCGGCACGCTGCAAGCCTATCTCGGATCGGCCTACGTGAACGACTTCAACAAGTTCGGCCGGACGTATCAAGTGCGCATGCAGGCCGATCAAGAGTTCCGCGTGAAGCCGGAAGATATTCGCCGGCTCGAAGTGCGCAACCGAAGCGGCGCGATGATCCCGCTCGGAAGCGTGCTCAAGGTCGAGCGGTCGTTCGGCCCGCAAATCGTCACGCGCTACAACCTCTACCCGACGGCTGCCGTAACCGGCGAGCCGGCGTTCGGCTTCAGCTCCGGCGAAGCGATGAACATGATGGAAGAGCTGGCCGATCGAACGCTCCCCACCTCGATGGGCTTCGACTGGACCGCGATGTCGTATCAAGAGAAGAAGGTCGGCGGCGAGTCGATCTTGATCTTCATCTTCGCCGTGGTGTTGGTGTATCTCGTGCTGGCGGCGCAATACGAAAGTTGGATTACGCCGGCTGCCGTGATCTTGGTCGTGCCGCTCGGCGTGCTCGGTGCCATCGCCGCCGTCGCGATTCGCGGCATGGACAACAATATCTACACGCAGATCGGCATCGTGCTCATCATTGCGCTGGCAAGCAAGAACGCGATTCTCATCGTCGAGTATGCCCGCGAGTTGCGGATGGAAGGGCGCAGCATCGTCGACTCGGCGATCGAAGCGGCGCGGCTCCGTTTCCGTCCGATCATCATGACGTCGTTCGCGTTCATCATGGGTGTGTTTCCGCTCGTGATCGCCAACGGTGCCGGAGCGGCCGGCCAACGTGCGCTCGGCACTGCGGTCTTCGGCGGCATGATCGTGTCGACGATTCTGTCGGTCTTCTTCGTGCCGGTCTTCTTCGTCGTCTTCCAGCGCTTGAAGGAATGGCGCACGCCGCTGAAGTTCGACGGCCCCTCGAGCGCCGCCTCGCATGGCGCCGGCGTTCACGGCGTTCCAGCCGAAGAACTCGCCGCCGCGAGCCACTAA